Proteins found in one Acidobacteriota bacterium genomic segment:
- a CDS encoding GDP-mannose 4,6-dehydratase, translated as MSKAAFVTGVTGQDGAYLSKLLLEKGYKVYGLLARRSSDTTWRLRYLGIHDDVEYVEGDLTDQSSLIRGLSHFPVDEVYNLGAQSFVATSWMQPVLTGYVTGLGAVNLLEAIRLTNSKTRYYQASTSEMFGKVQQPIQNEKTPFYPRSPYGVAKLYAHWSTVNYRESFGMHASSGILFNHESPLRGIEFVTRKITDGVARIKQGIQKELKLGNLEAQRDWGFAGDYVDAMWRILQQPEPEDFVIATGRTTSVREFCRLAFARVGLNYEKFVTIDPKFNRPAEVDVLQGDASKARQKLGWRPLTSLEELVGMMVDADMERVALERNSSVQAYSYAAV; from the coding sequence ATGAGCAAAGCTGCATTCGTTACCGGCGTCACCGGACAAGACGGAGCCTATCTTTCCAAGCTCCTCCTCGAGAAGGGCTACAAAGTTTACGGACTGCTGGCACGGCGCTCGTCCGACACGACGTGGCGCCTGCGCTATCTCGGCATCCACGACGATGTCGAGTACGTCGAGGGTGACCTCACCGACCAGTCGTCGCTCATTCGCGGCCTCTCGCACTTCCCGGTGGACGAGGTCTACAACCTCGGCGCGCAAAGCTTCGTCGCCACCTCCTGGATGCAGCCCGTGCTCACCGGCTACGTCACCGGACTCGGCGCCGTCAACCTGCTCGAAGCCATCCGCCTCACCAATTCCAAGACGCGCTACTACCAGGCCTCGACCAGCGAGATGTTCGGCAAGGTCCAGCAGCCCATCCAGAACGAAAAGACGCCGTTTTACCCGCGCAGCCCCTACGGCGTAGCCAAGCTCTACGCCCACTGGAGCACCGTCAACTACCGCGAAAGCTTCGGCATGCACGCCTCCAGCGGCATCCTGTTCAATCATGAGTCGCCGTTGCGCGGCATCGAGTTCGTCACCCGCAAGATCACCGACGGCGTGGCCCGAATCAAGCAGGGAATCCAGAAGGAACTCAAGCTCGGCAACCTCGAAGCCCAGCGCGACTGGGGGTTCGCCGGCGACTACGTCGACGCCATGTGGCGCATCCTCCAGCAACCCGAGCCCGAAGACTTCGTCATCGCCACCGGCCGCACCACCAGCGTCCGCGAATTCTGCCGCCTGGCCTTCGCCCGTGTCGGACTCAACTACGAGAAGTTCGTAACCATAGATCCCAAATTCAACCGCCCCGCCGAGGTCGACGTCCTCCAGGGCGACGCCTCCAAGGCCAGACAGAAACTCGGCTGGAGACCCCTCACCAGCCTCGAAGAGCTGGTAGGCATGATGGTCGACGCAGATATGGAGCGCGTGGCGTTAGAACGAAACTCGAGCGTGCAGGCGTATAGCTATGCCGCCGTCTAA